A stretch of Brassica rapa cultivar Chiifu-401-42 chromosome A08, CAAS_Brap_v3.01, whole genome shotgun sequence DNA encodes these proteins:
- the LOC117127361 gene encoding uncharacterized protein At4g02000-like encodes MADMLQKAINAMSIEDNEAPLSLPDEPRFRVFDANETSLLGRLLNPDCQSMTRMIEYMPTAWRVYDRVRAIALSQDRFQFIFQREEDLETVLKDRPWSYNHWAMALERWTANPPEGFLNSMDLWIRIRNIPVNYFTIDTMFALASEVGKVEEIAYDPKISHTKEYIRAKICFDVAKPAKASRKLNIPGKEPALIEFEYEKVHKRCFHCL; translated from the coding sequence ATGGCTGATATGCTCCAAAAAGCAATTAACGCTATGTCTATTGAAGACAATGAAGCACCCCTCTCTCTCCCAGATGAACCCCGCTTCAGAGTCTTTGATGCTAATGAGACAAGTCTTCTTGGAAGGCTGCTGAATCCAGATTGTCAATCGATGACAAGGATGATTGAGTACATGCCGACTGCTTGGAGGGTTTACGATCGAGTCCGAGCAATAGCTTTATCTCAAGATCGTTTCCAGTTTATCTTCCAGAGAGAAGAAGACCTGGAGACAGTACTGAAGGATCGGCCTTGGTCTTACAACCATTGGGCTATGGCTTTAGAAAGGTGGACTGCTAATCCTCCGGAGGGCTTTCTGAACTCTATGGATCTGTGGATCAGGATCAGGAACATACCGGTGAATTATTTCACTATTGATACCATGTTTGCTTTGGCGTCAGAAGTTGGTAAAGTGGAAGAGATCGCTTACGATCCTAAGATTTCACATACCAAGGAATACATCAGAGCCAAAATATGTTTTGACGTCGCCAAGCCAGCGAAAGCTTCTAGGAAACTGAATATTCCTGGAAAAGAGCCGGCCTTGATAGAGTTTGAATATGAGAAAGTGCATAAGCGGTGCTTCCATTGCTTGTGA